TAAAGATTTGTATTGTTTTAGTTCTATGCCACTGCTGTATATTAACCCGAAATTATGTGGATTAATAAGATGGTATTTTAGAAATAAATTTTTGTCATCATCATTTTGAAAAATTGTTTTATATACACGGTTTTTGACTTTTCTATGCAATGTTTTATAAACGAATTGTAAAATTAAATTCCGAAAGGATTTAGACATAAAAATAGTACCTAAACCGGTAATTGTTCGGGTGATGGGTGTCTTCGTCTTAAGTAATGCTAGTGGTACTAAAAATGCTGGTTTCGTGTCAAACGTATGAATGAGATCAAATCTGTTATCGGTAAAAAATGACCGATACCATTTTATAGTTTTATTATCTGATGTTATGGATAAGCTTCTATTTAATGGGTAATCAAAATAGGTTATGTTTTCAGGGAACTCCACGTTGCTTGTCCCAATAATAGTCACCTCAAAACCGGCAGCAATTAAATACTGAGAAAGATTGATGCGTTTATGCACATCTTCACCACCAACTAAACATATTTTTTTTGACATTTATTTTTAAACTATAAGTAGCTAATTGTTTCTTGATTTATAATTGTGGGCTGTAAAGTGAAAAATACCACTTTTGAAATGTGTAAAATGTCCAAACTTTATAGCTATTGTCTTCCTTACCTGAAATATGATTCATGACTAATGGTTTGATGTATTTGCTATTAAACAACCCTTGTTTATCTATTAGTTTAGAGTTTATATAATGTTCTAATTCGGTTTTTAAGCCAGCACGAAGCCAATCTCCAACAGGAACGGCAAATCCTTTTTTAGATTTATCTAGAAATCCATCAGGAAATTCATGCTTAAAAGCTTCTTTTAAAATATGCTTTTTGCTCCAGCCTTTGAGTAAGTAGTTTTCTGGTAAACTATTGGAAAAATTCCAAAGAGCTTTGTTTAAAAATGGCGCACGACATTCCAAGGAATTCATCATGCTGGTTCTATCTACTTTAACGAGCATGTCACCTTCAAGGCTTAATAAACGGTCAACCTCTCGATAATCATGAAGCGATTTAGGTTTGCTAATATGTCCTTTATAGTAGGCAAACGGATTTGCTAACGTATGTTCAGGGTTTAGTAATTGTTGGGTGTCATTTTCAAAACCTAATGAAATAATATTCCAATAGTTTTCACCTGTATAATCAATAGCTTGGACCAGTTTTTTTAGTTTAAAACGTTTTCCGCGATTATCATCTTTAGTAGAAAGTAAACTGGTTAGCAATGGCTTTGTACTATTATGAAGAAACTCGGGAACCATTTTGGTATAACGGTTGTTTAAATTTCCCATGTAATATTTATTGTAACCACCAAAAACCTCATCGCCACCATCTCCGGTTAAAGCAACTTTTACATAATTGCTTGTTTTTTTGGATACCAAATAGGTTGGTAGTGCTGATGAATCTGCAAAGGGTTCATCAAAATTCAATAAAATAGCATCAATATGTGCTTTAATATCACTTTCAGAAATTATAAATTCATGATGATTACTGTTGATTTGCTTGGCTACCAGTTTAGATTTATCGGTTTCATCAAATGAAGCTTTATCAAAACCAATAGAAAAGGTGTCTATTTTGTTATTAGATAATTGTGATAAGCCCAAACTAACAATGGAAGAATCTACACCACCAGATAAAAATGTTCCAATTGGAACGTCGCTAACCGTGCGACTTTCAATACTGGTCATCATGAGGTCGTGCAATTTAAATTTAGCCTCATTAAAAGACAAGTTGCTTCTATCTGTCTCAATTTTATGAATTTCGGAAATCGAAT
Above is a window of Bizionia sp. M204 DNA encoding:
- the asnB gene encoding asparagine synthase (glutamine-hydrolyzing), which produces MCGINGYIKPEFTASEDALNTLKKMNHAIIHRGPDDSGFYHNSSDTYCVAMAMRRLSIIDLNTGKQPISNEDDSITIVFNGEIYNYRKLRADLETKGLTFKTQSDTEVILKLYETEGEKSFEKLDGMYAFSIHDKNQNKLIIARDFFGEKPLYYAQTENGFYYASELKSIIKVLPNKPEISKTGLNLFFKLTYIPAPFSIYNGILKLEANHYITYDLVNHTHSISEIHKIETDRSNLSFNEAKFKLHDLMMTSIESRTVSDVPIGTFLSGGVDSSIVSLGLSQLSNNKIDTFSIGFDKASFDETDKSKLVAKQINSNHHEFIISESDIKAHIDAILLNFDEPFADSSALPTYLVSKKTSNYVKVALTGDGGDEVFGGYNKYYMGNLNNRYTKMVPEFLHNSTKPLLTSLLSTKDDNRGKRFKLKKLVQAIDYTGENYWNIISLGFENDTQQLLNPEHTLANPFAYYKGHISKPKSLHDYREVDRLLSLEGDMLVKVDRTSMMNSLECRAPFLNKALWNFSNSLPENYLLKGWSKKHILKEAFKHEFPDGFLDKSKKGFAVPVGDWLRAGLKTELEHYINSKLIDKQGLFNSKYIKPLVMNHISGKEDNSYKVWTFYTFQKWYFSLYSPQL